One genomic region from Evansella sp. LMS18 encodes:
- a CDS encoding NADH-quinone oxidoreductase subunit I: protein MFRLLKGFGVTLNYFRQKKVTIQYPEERVAMPPRYRGIHRFFPDKCIVCNLCVQVCPTDVITLTGKKSEENPKKKVIETYNIDFQGCILCDFCTEVCPTDAIVMTARYNNLSSFNRAEHFKDIKWLSDNHIYGNYEESDPAPEAGERGEVK from the coding sequence ATGTTTCGGCTCTTAAAAGGATTCGGCGTAACTCTTAACTACTTCAGGCAGAAAAAAGTCACCATCCAGTACCCGGAGGAAAGAGTGGCTATGCCGCCAAGGTACCGGGGAATCCACCGTTTTTTTCCGGATAAATGTATTGTCTGTAATCTTTGTGTCCAGGTTTGTCCCACAGATGTTATAACCCTTACAGGTAAAAAATCGGAGGAAAACCCTAAGAAAAAAGTGATTGAAACATATAATATCGATTTCCAGGGCTGTATACTATGTGATTTCTGTACGGAAGTCTGCCCGACAGACGCAATCGTGATGACTGCCCGCTACAACAATTTAAGTTCCTTTAACCGGGCAGAGCATTTCAAAGATATTAAATGGCTGTCCGACAACCATATTTACGGCAACTATGAGGAATCGGACCCGGCTCCTGAAGCTGGAGAAAGAGGTGAGGTGAAGTGA
- the nuoL gene encoding NADH-quinone oxidoreductase subunit L: MLQNAWLIPVFPLIAFIILLLFGRFLKDKSSYVGIAALALSFIFSLLVLMERIGGETYGFTVNWLTTGDRTISAGYEVTALNAMMLFVVAAVSLLVHIFSREYMHEDNRIHVFYSYLALFSFSMLGLVLSPNLLQLFIFWELVGLCSFLLVGFWYFKPEAAAAAKKAFLVTRIGDVGLLIGLILLFNATGSLEYSAVFSAIEAGAATNTMVTVIAVLIFLGAVGKSAQFPLHVWLPDAMEGPTPVSALIHAATMVAAGVYLVGVMYPVFLASSTAMMIVAWVGAITAFIAATIALVNTDIKRILAYSTISQLGFMMLALGTGGYVAGLFHLMTHAFFKALLFLGAGSVIFALHHRQDIRKMGGLWSRMKITSVTFLIGTLAIAGAPPLAGFWSKEVILAAVLEGGGIVLFLIAAVTAFMTAFYMFRLFFKVFMGEFKGEHEPVENKKFMTVPLVALAVFAVVAGFVNTPFAAGLEGFLTEGLNVGEQAHGTIWLAGLSVLLAAGGFGLAWAMYYKGTVAQDFFTGKAPGVHKLLLNKYYLDEIYQAVFARPTVAAGRFLAEVDRRVIDRFVLVAARSVERSGQVVRKQHNGQLQTYGLVTIIGGLAVIALAFVLRGYFG; encoded by the coding sequence ATGCTACAAAACGCCTGGTTAATACCGGTCTTCCCGCTGATCGCCTTCATCATCCTGTTATTATTCGGAAGATTTCTTAAAGATAAATCGTCCTATGTGGGAATAGCAGCGTTAGCCTTATCGTTTATTTTCTCCTTGCTTGTACTAATGGAGCGGATAGGCGGAGAAACATACGGATTTACTGTCAACTGGCTGACAACCGGAGACCGTACAATTTCAGCAGGTTATGAAGTGACCGCGTTAAACGCAATGATGCTGTTTGTCGTTGCTGCGGTAAGTTTGCTAGTACATATATTCTCAAGGGAGTATATGCATGAAGATAACCGGATTCATGTATTTTACAGTTATTTAGCCCTTTTCTCATTCTCCATGCTTGGGCTTGTGTTGTCCCCGAACCTGCTTCAGCTGTTCATCTTCTGGGAGTTAGTCGGACTATGTTCCTTCCTCCTCGTAGGGTTCTGGTACTTTAAGCCGGAAGCTGCTGCAGCTGCGAAAAAAGCGTTCCTCGTTACGAGAATCGGGGATGTGGGACTCCTTATCGGGCTGATCCTCCTGTTCAACGCAACAGGAAGCCTGGAGTATAGTGCTGTTTTCTCAGCGATTGAAGCTGGAGCAGCAACGAATACTATGGTAACTGTTATTGCAGTACTTATTTTTCTCGGAGCGGTTGGTAAATCGGCTCAGTTCCCGCTCCATGTCTGGCTTCCGGATGCGATGGAAGGCCCGACGCCTGTATCTGCATTAATCCATGCTGCTACCATGGTAGCGGCAGGGGTGTATTTAGTCGGTGTCATGTATCCTGTGTTCCTTGCTTCGAGTACCGCGATGATGATTGTCGCATGGGTCGGCGCGATTACAGCATTTATAGCAGCGACAATTGCGCTCGTAAACACGGATATTAAGCGGATTCTGGCTTATTCAACAATCAGCCAGCTCGGGTTCATGATGCTAGCCCTCGGTACCGGAGGATATGTGGCAGGCTTATTCCACTTAATGACACATGCTTTCTTTAAAGCATTGCTTTTCTTAGGGGCAGGAAGCGTTATTTTTGCCCTGCATCACCGCCAGGATATCCGCAAAATGGGCGGGCTATGGAGCCGGATGAAAATCACGTCGGTGACCTTCCTGATTGGTACACTGGCGATCGCAGGTGCTCCGCCGCTGGCAGGCTTCTGGAGTAAGGAAGTTATTCTTGCAGCAGTACTTGAAGGCGGGGGAATTGTCCTGTTCCTGATTGCTGCAGTCACAGCATTTATGACAGCCTTCTATATGTTCCGCCTCTTCTTCAAAGTGTTCATGGGCGAATTTAAAGGCGAACATGAACCTGTGGAAAACAAGAAGTTCATGACTGTGCCTCTCGTGGCTCTCGCAGTATTTGCCGTTGTGGCAGGCTTTGTGAACACTCCGTTTGCCGCAGGCCTGGAAGGATTTTTAACAGAAGGCCTGAACGTAGGAGAGCAGGCGCACGGAACGATCTGGCTAGCCGGTCTTTCTGTACTCCTTGCTGCTGGCGGCTTCGGACTGGCATGGGCGATGTATTATAAGGGTACTGTCGCTCAGGATTTCTTTACGGGCAAGGCACCAGGCGTGCACAAGCTTCTTTTGAACAAATATTATCTTGATGAAATATATCAGGCAGTTTTTGCCCGACCGACAGTTGCTGCCGGAAGATTCCTTGCAGAGGTGGACCGGCGGGTTATCGATCGCTTTGTATTAGTTGCAGCAAGATCAGTGGAACGTTCAGGCCAGGTTGTCAGGAAACAGCATAACGGCCAGCTGCAGACATACGGACTCGTAACAATAATCGGAGGCCTGGCAGTGATCGCGCTGGCGTTCGTCCTGAGGGGGTATTTCGGATGA
- a CDS encoding NADH-quinone oxidoreductase subunit J, producing the protein MTPQLIFFLILAIMAIACAVLVISLKKISHRIISMAFCFFAIAGLYFLLRAEFIGIVQIIVYVGALSILFIFGMMMTDHRNIAFVPDRKRGHKILSFLGVGTLLGLMLYGISTLDFPVNEAQGGTGEEIGIQLYGHYVIAVQGVGILLLTALVGAVVLARKEAE; encoded by the coding sequence GTGACCCCTCAGTTAATCTTCTTTCTGATTCTGGCTATAATGGCGATAGCCTGCGCGGTGCTTGTCATTTCCCTTAAAAAAATCTCGCACCGGATCATCTCCATGGCGTTTTGTTTTTTCGCAATCGCGGGCCTGTATTTTCTTCTCCGGGCTGAATTTATAGGAATCGTGCAGATCATCGTGTATGTGGGCGCTCTTTCCATTCTGTTTATCTTCGGTATGATGATGACCGACCACAGAAATATTGCTTTCGTGCCCGACAGGAAGAGGGGCCATAAAATCCTCAGCTTTCTTGGTGTTGGCACCCTCCTTGGCCTCATGCTCTACGGCATCTCCACACTGGATTTCCCGGTGAACGAAGCGCAGGGAGGCACTGGAGAGGAAATTGGAATCCAGCTTTACGGACATTATGTTATTGCCGTACAGGGAGTAGGTATTCTCCTTCTGACCGCTCTTGTTGGAGCCGTTGTCCTGGCGCGAAAGGAGGCGGAATAA
- the nuoK gene encoding NADH-quinone oxidoreductase subunit NuoK → MVPVTFFLALGAVLFCIGLYGVLTRRHLVVVLVCIELMLNSVNINLVAFSSIGPFANITGQVFSLFIFTVAAAEAAVGLAILIALYRNRESIDVIKQDIMRW, encoded by the coding sequence ATGGTTCCTGTTACATTTTTTCTCGCACTGGGGGCTGTTTTATTCTGTATCGGCCTGTACGGAGTGCTTACAAGGCGGCACCTCGTTGTAGTGCTCGTATGTATTGAATTGATGCTCAATTCAGTAAATATTAATCTCGTGGCATTCTCAAGCATCGGTCCGTTTGCGAACATCACAGGGCAGGTCTTCTCCTTGTTTATCTTTACTGTGGCAGCAGCAGAAGCCGCTGTAGGTCTGGCGATCCTGATTGCACTGTACCGGAACAGAGAATCCATCGATGTCATTAAACAGGACATCATGAGATGGTAG